In Sciurus carolinensis chromosome 8, mSciCar1.2, whole genome shotgun sequence, the genomic stretch CAAATTATCCTACATTCTTCTCTAATAACAACACTTGATATAATGGAAAATACCAAGGCCCTACTAATTATTCAAAGTCAACATCTTTGGGTTCAACTTAATTACACAAGTAAGTTTTGTCCAAGATGTTCCTGACACATGAAGCTTCCAgttgaatttcagaaatgttaacAAAAGTATCTTCCTTTTTTGCCTGTGAATGTTTGAGTATTGCTGTATTGTTGGCTTATGTCCACTACAGATACTGGTTCTAGGCCAGCCCAAGGATCTTCAAGCATTGAAGGCTTGAAATAACTTTCCAACTCATTAgacattcttttttctctaccACGCCCTGATCCAAATGGTGTGGATGTCCTTGGAGAAccctttaggaaaaaaatcatcagttaaaataaaaaacatttagtaGAGGTAactgatactttttcttttaaaggctaGTGAGGATCACATTGCTGGTTAAAAGTTGTCATAGGAAACCAGGTATGTTCAATTGCTAAGTCAAAGCTTCCTTTAATTTGTGTTAAAGATACTTAAACCAATTTAGAAtacttatttattaataattcCATTCCCACTGTCACCGCAACTACTTTTGATCTGCTAATGTAATAAATCTGCAGTTATTGAAGACTAGTGGTGATGAAATCAAGTACAAGCCGTgacaaaatattactttttttcctggaggaaaattaaaacttttttcactCTATACAAAATCTTTCTATCTCAAAGACATATGCAATATTCATTAGCTCCAGGCTCAAAGGGGTGGGGCTGGTTTAGCATATACAAAGTTGGAAGACACTGAGCAGAGCCAAGCCAAAGAAATCTAGACACACCAGAAATACTCCGTCTTGTATTCactgagagaaaaggaaaaattccacTACCACCGACTTTCCCTTGAGAGAACTTGGACCAGAAGACAATGAAGTTcaaaaagagagataaaattaaaaaaaaaaaaaaaaaaagaaagaaagaaagaaaaagaaaggtgacaACTGCAGGAAGATGGCAATAGCCTATAACCTAGAAAAGTTATATACCGGGATTCTTTCACTTTTCCCGACCTCGGAGCCCAGGTGCTCAAAATACCTAACTGAAACGAACTGGCTGGCCCCCAGCAAAGAAGAGATAATGGAGAATTAGGGAAATCTGTGTATGAGTGGCAGCGTACTGGTTAAAAGCACAAAGGCTCTAGAGCAGAACTACAGCTCAACCATTTTTaggataatttaaaatacttaactTCTCTAAGCCTCAAATTACTCATCTGCAAAACAGGGCTAACAATAGTTATCTCACCTCACAGAGGATTAACCAAAATAATCCACAGAAAGGGAATATCAGCACAATGCCTGCCATACAGTAAGAGCTCGGCAAACGCTGGCTATTATTACCTGGGGGTGGGTCTGCTGCTGCCCTGGGGAGTAGCCGAATTGCTGCTGGGACCCCGCGGGGGACTTGGAGTAGGAGCCAGGGTAGCCGCCAGGGGACGGTGACCCGAACCGGCCCCCCGAAAAGCTGCCGCCGTGTCGCGGAGAGTGGCTGCTTCCGTAGGGCCTAGACCGGTGCCCGTAAGGCGGCGTATGGTGCGGACTCTCGTACCCTTCCCGAGGGGAGGGCGGTCGTGGTCCGCCCCCGCCCGGGGTACCCCGGAAGCCGCTCCCGCCACCCCAACCTCCTACACCCGGGGAAGGGTAAGGAGGAGTCGGGGGTCGAAAATTCGGACGGTGCATATCAGGAACGAAAGCTGAAGACCTCTCCGCCGCGTTCTCTCACCGGAACTGTGCGGACCAACCCGCCACAGATAACTGGTTGTCCTTTGCCAAAACAGTCCTCCGACCGCCAGCACCTTACTGCGCATGGGTTCCGACCTCATAAAGGTTCCGCAAAGAGCGGCAACATAAATAAGTTACTGGATTAGGGGGAGACTGAATAGATTTAAGTGAAGGGAAAAGCATAAAGGAAACACCAAACACCCGACAAGAGCAGGGACCTTTCCAGTCTGGCGATCTTCAGGCAGACCCCAGACAAGTAGTCCGCTTGGCGGACGGCACGACCAGGGTCGCACTCCGACCTGCCCTACCGGGGCGGAGCCTGACGTGTCCGCGGGCGCCCCCAGTGGCGCGGGGCTGGTTGCTCCGCTCACACCCGGACCCAAGCTGTTTGAGAGGTGCAGGATGCTGGCGAAGCTGGCGAGGGTGGCGGCTCCTCGGAGAACCGGCCTCCTCTCCTGCCAGGTCGGCGGGAGGGGGCTGTGGACAGGCCGCCCGCAGTCAGGTACCTTCTAAGACTCGGTCTGGGCGGCAAAAGGTACCCAGCCCCAGGTTTCCACCCGGGGTGTCTGCGGAGAGCGCCCCCGCACAGCCCTCTGGCCTTTCTCTCCTTTAGGCGTCCGGGCTTGGTGGCCGGGCGGCCGGCCTCGCCAGCTCTTCGGGCTCCTTGGGTCCTCGGGTCGCCTTGCCTGGCAGCCGCTTTCCAACCCGGCCCAGGGCTCGCTGCTGCGGGCGCGTCCCCTGCTTGGTCACACTTGGCGCTcgtcttgattctttcctttcccccttccttccccccaagtttaaataactttaaaattggacactataaaaaaaaaagtacgcCTAATGCCTAGCTGCATTTCAGAAAGCAACCTTCTGCTTTGAATAACTTAAGAGAAGCTGTAATAAAACAAATACCGGACTTCACCCCCTTAATTTCAGTTGTCTCTAAATGGAAGTTAGGGAGAAGGATAGGAAGTAGAGACCAGTTTTCAAAAAGAGTAAAATCTTGATTGTTTTACAAAGTTGTGGTTAGATAGAAAGGtgtaatattttaagaatgacaCTTCATGTATAATAAAACATGTCTTTGTATCAGATATCTGTTTCAGAATCTTATTTAGAGGATGAAATTTAGGCTTACtactattttataaaactttctttACTACCCCAGAATTTGGATATAGTCATCCACTATGAATCCTGAAATCTTAACCTTAAGACTCATTAATTCATAACCTGATGAATAGCCTGGACCCGTGATTTCATTGCTCTTCATTCTCTCTGACATATTCTGTGACATGCTTCGCTGAAGAGTGTGATGTCTTCTAGGCTTCCATCCTCCTTGATGAACGAAGATACAAACCAGACTTTTCATTGTTGGAATTCACTTCTGGGTGAATTCCATGGTTCAccatatttcttttctcctataGACATAAGTTGTAGAGTCATGCAAGGTAGGAAAATGCCATCAAGGCTTAGTGATGGAATTAAGGCTTGAGGACTCCAGTTTATCCACTGACCAAAAATTCCCTTTTCCAACCATTGTGCTTAGCTTATTGTCCTGTAATTGGACATTCATATCTTTATTGAATGAAGTCTGGGGATGGTAGAGGCCTTCCCTAGTATgggcaaaaccctgggttcaatctgcagtactgcaagaaaaataaaagatactgaaCGAATAAATCACATACATCATATATGTCAGTGATTCTCACCTTTTATGTCATAGTTCTACATTATGAAGCAGGCAGAGAAGTGAAGGTAGTGAGATAGTGGGGACcaggattacttttttttttttttttaagaactgacaaatgatataaaaaattgGGTCTCACCTTGCTAAGTAAggtactatatattttttaaacttgtctTATGCTTCAGAATGTTATCTTTTACATATATGAACTTGCATTAGAAATGCATGGGGAAGAAATATAGTGGAAAACTTTTGACAGGTAGATTATACATGCCAGTTTGTGTCTCAGCACATTTACAGGTATATATGAGGACTGATGGAGAATGAATCCTTAATAATTATATGAATCTGCAGATACAGTTGGTACACTTCTTAGACTAGGCCTCTTTCCTCTTTACAGATAAGAAATTGTCCAAGAGAAGTTAAAATGACTTGCCTGAGTTCACAAAGCAAGCACAAGTAACACTAGAACCGAGGTTTGCCTCCTAAGAAATGTGAATTGATAAACAGTGTGTCCTTTGAAAAATGTAGTAGATAATTAAGCATGTAGAATTTTGAAAGTGGAACTACTATACTGGTTTAGATTTAGAGATTTGTAGATATAACCTTCACCATTGAATCTTTATAAGTATAGCCAGGGTATTCTCATGTTTTTGCCTAGGAATTACAGTCTACATGTCCAAACTGGTGGGCCTCAGTTCCCCCAGCATCTATTTATATTGAATTTCTTTGTGTGAGGGTGAACTTAGGGGAAGAGAGacgagaggaaagagaagaagttTTATGTTGGGTTATCTGAAAGTAGAAAAGCAAAGGATGAGGATGATGGATGCCGGTATATATGGTGGCTGTCCTGTGGAGGGAAAAGGACACATTTTTGATAGCAAATAGGAGGGAGAATTGCAATGCTGTATAGGAGGGCCAGCATTAGAAAACAGGATCCTGGATAAGGCagtgctctttttttttcatgaaggATGCTATCAGTGACTAGGTGCTATCTTCAAGTGGCATTGTATAAAGAGATTATCAATAGGCAAAAGAACCTCAAGAACTTTCTGAACATCCTTCATCTGTGAGGAACCTCAGAAATAACCGGTTAACTTAGTGGTGATGATGTGTTTTAGAAGTATTTCATTAAAGCAAGTAAGAATACCAAGACAAGGAaatttaagtataaatataaGTGGGATCTTGTCTTTTTGTAAAGCTGTGGATCTTTATTTAGATTATctaagatttgtgtgtgtgtgtgtgtgtgtgtgtgtgtttgtttgtttttcagaggatttcaaagttttgttttgtgtttttccttcatCGAGCTTTatcttgaagaaaaagaaacatacttGGAAGCCAATATATAGGCAAAAGAGCTATGTGTAAAGCAGGGATTAGGGCCTCAGAGCCCTACTCCTCCTATGCCCCTACATTTGCAACCCTCTGCCTTATCAAAGAGGCTCTGGGGCCCCTTTGAGGAATTCCCAGAGCTCTGCAGAAAGGGTTTGAACACCACAGAAGATCTTAGGTAGGGGTCAGGTATTAACCAGTGCTTCAAATACCTATACTTCGGTTAGTTTTACTAAATAAtatggagaaataaatatttccatatttcttcATTGTTACAGCTTTCtaaattaggaaaactggaaaCTGGGTTAAAGGATAAGCCCTGGAAGTTAAAGATGACTGAATAGATAGTTGAAGAATTTCCAGGAggtaatgtttatattttaaaggaatatgaaatCCAGAGCCTTGTAGACAATGCCAAGACTGTAAATCCAGTAATGCTTGTTTTAACGGCCCCCTCCagacatttatttaaattcaaaagGCTAAGAACCCAAGGAGAATTTCCTTACCTTATGTAGATTTAGCTCTCTCCCTTTTGTAAAGCAACAGTGGCAGTTAGGCAATTATCTTGCACAAACTCCCAGATTCACAATTTTGTGATTCCTTTCCTGTGGTTCTGCCCTTGTAATGTGCAGAAGCAAGGGGTTCTCATTTTGTCATTGTGAAGTATTAGGTGTGGGGAAATGGTGCATTTCTTGATGTAAGTCATAATAACTCTCATCTCTGTGGCAGAAACCTTGTGTTTACTTTCAgttaatatataaatacagaGATTAAAATTTATCATGTATTTTTGATGAacacttcttaaaatatatttaatttctatagAAATTATTGTGTGTACACTTAAAGCATAATCTTTTTTAAGACCAtgatt encodes the following:
- the Mplkip gene encoding M-phase-specific PLK1-interacting protein; this translates as MHRPNFRPPTPPYPSPGVGGWGGGSGFRGTPGGGGPRPPSPREGYESPHHTPPYGHRSRPYGSSHSPRHGGSFSGGRFGSPSPGGYPGSYSKSPAGSQQQFGYSPGQQQTHPQGSPRTSTPFGSGRGREKRMSNELESYFKPSMLEDPWAGLEPVSVVDISQQYSNTQTFTGKKGRYFC